CATGTCGAGATCACCAGACACTGGGAGGGAGCGCCGACGAGCACACACATAAGTTTGGTGAACTAGTGCTGGGGTGTGAGCATcccgtgtgtgtgtgtgctcgCTGACACACCCTTTTGTTTTGATAATGAGATGAACATTGTGAAATTTATTGGATTATATTACTGAGCCTTGTGGACGTCTACATTTAGTGGTACAAATTTGAAGGACAAATAGCCTATAGACTTGGAGAGTTGGAGTACATGTACATATTTTATTATTACAATTCTAATCTATCACTAAATTGTAATCTTTGATGTGTAAACATCGTTCGTCCTTTCTCCTCTCCCCTCCCCTCATGTGCCCCTCCCACGAGcgatggaggggaaaccctagtcatCGGCGTAGCTCGCTTTGTCCCCTCCCTCCCCTCGCATCGTCCTGCCGACGTGGATCCATGGGCACGAGATCCACTGTAGCTTGTATGCATGAGCCTCTCGTGTCTCTCAGGGCCCCGCAGGCAACATTATCGAGACCCTAAGGGAGAAAAACATCGAGCATGACGGATTTAGGATCTCCGCGAGGTTCGAGGCCCTCAGAGGTGAGGTTGGGGGGAGGGTAAATTACCCCATGATGCATCCCCATCTGCGCTGCTGCTCTGGGTCCTGCGCCTTGGCCTCCATCATCGCCCATCTAAGGATTTCTTCCGGTTTCTACTCCCATGGCATTGGCATCCTACTTCTCTCCTCGTCGTTCGCCTCCGCGAATTCCGCAAGCAGAACTATCTCGAACTTGAGCCTGCGACATATAATCTGCACATCTCGCTACAACTCTGCCCCCAACTCCGTTTGCACTTCCGCCCTAgccattgaaggaaatatgccctagaggcaataataaagttgttatttatatttccttatatcatgataaatgtttattattcatgctagaattgtaataaccggaaacttagtacatgtgtgaatacatagacaaaatagagtgtccctagtatgcctctacttgactagctcgttaatcaaagatgattaagtttcctgaccatagacatgtgttgtcatttgatgaacgggatcacatcattagagaatgatgtatggacaagacccatccgttagcttagcattatgatcgtttagttttattgctattgctttcttcatgacttatacatattcctctgactatgagattatgcaactcccgaataccggaggagcactttgtgtgctgtcaaacgtcacaacataactggatgattataaagatgctctacaggtgtcttcgaaggtgtttgttgagttggcatagatcaagattaggatttgtcactccgtgtatcggagaggtatctctgggccctctcggtaacgcacatcactataagccttgcaagcaatgtgactaatgagttagttgcgggatgatgcattacagaacgagtaaagagacttgttggtaacgagattgaactaggtatgatgataccgacgatcgaatctcgggcaagtaacatactgatgacaaagggaataacgtatgttgttatgcggtttgatcgataaagatcttcatagaatatgtaggaactagTATGGGcattcaggttccgctattggttattgaccggagatgtgtctcggtcatttctacatagttctcgagcccgtagggtccgtgcgcttaacgttcaatgacgatttgtattatgagttatgtgttttggtgaccgaagtttgttcggagttccggatgagatcacggacatgacgaggagtctcgaaatggtcgagaggtaaagattcatatattggaaggttatatacagacaccggaatggttccgaagaggttcggggatttatcggagtaccgggaggctatcggaacccctcgggaaagttaatgggactaatgggccatagtggaggagaggaggcaggccacgggaggtggcgccccccccccccttgcccaatccgaattggacaaggggagggggtgcggcccccctctttccttctgcttctccctcctttcccctttccccctctccgttggaaggaaaggggggaatcctactaggaacggAGTCTTAGTAGGACTGCCCCCtcttggcgcgccccccttgggccggcctcctcctcccccctcctttatatacgtgggcagggggcaccccaaaggcacaacagttgtttcttagccgtgtgtggtgcccccctccacagtttactcctccggtcatagcgtcgtagttcttaggcgaagccctgcgcggatcacatcaccaacaccgtcgccacgccgtcatgctgacagaAATCTCCGCCGACCCTCTagtggatcaagagttcgagggacgtcatcgagctgaacgtgtgctgaacacgaaggtgccatacgttcggtacttggatcggttggatcgtgaagacgttcgactacatcaaccgcgttaacataacgcttccgctttcggtctacgagggtacgtggacacactctctctgtctcgttgctatgcatctcctagatagatcttgcgtgatcataggaaattttttgaaattgcatgctacattccccaacagccATAACAGATCTCGGCTCCCGGACGCAGGATTGCCACCAGTTGttcaattttttttggaaaatctTTAATGCGCATTTAAGAATTGTAAATGTATTAAGGTAGCTACAAAAGCAGTTGGTgcatattttatttttttgcatgGTAATACATGTCTCATTCATATCATAAACATCATAGTACAAGTTAGGTAATGACCGACATAACAAAACTGAAAAGATAGCAGAACATCTCTAAGCTTGACACCAACGTTCGTCACCTGCCTCCGGCACCACCATAGCAGCCATTGAAGAAAAGAATGATGGACCACCTCCTCACCCGggctcgacgcggctccatcgtTGATATGTAGCTTTGCGGACATACAAGGTGGCCCACCAAAAGTGAAACCCTTGCCGTTGAACAAATCAGATTGGggcaacaccccggacacgccatcgaactccagatctggcacccCACCACAACTAAGACGCCAAAGGAGGAAACCATACCTGCCATCCACGATCCACGAACCCAGCATACGTTCCGTCTTTCAGATGTCGTCGATGCAGACCACAATTTGCATCCGctcctggactacctcccaagctccgcGCCGACGCTGGAGCAAACACCGTCGCAACGGCGGAGTCCGAGGACAGGTCCACCACGaggatgccgccgccgccacgccatccTTGCTTGAACAGTCTGGTTTCCAAATTCATCCCCAACCATAGGACAGATGGCCACGTTAGGGAAGGATCCGAAGAATCTTTATTCAGTGCCGTCATCGTGCGCCGTCATCGTCACCGCCGAAGTTAAGACGATAAACAATCTAAAAACCTAGACTACAAGGGACGAAAAACGGTCAACACGCGTTGACCCGACGACCCCCCTCACCGAGGTCGCCGGCGGAGGGGAGCCGCGGAACGACGGCGCTGGAAGATTGGCCTCTcttggcggcggctagggttcgaGGCGCCAGAGACGAGAGGAAAAAGATATGTTAGTATAATAGTTGGTGCATATACTCCACTCCTTTTGCATGCATGTGTACCATGCAGATGCGGCCTATATACACATACAGGGTTCCAAAAAGTTTGGCGAGCTGTAAGTTCGTAGTGGGTCAGTTCTCGCTCCTGATTTCCACGTACATGACTTCGAACTGTCCAAGTCAACTCATGGCGATCGTAGCTGGACCGGCCATGCTTGACTGACCTGCGCCAGCGTACGAGACCCTCGGGGAGTCGTGGCCTAGAAACTTGGTACGTGCATTTTGTTCCCCCACATGGCCACATCAACCCGTTCGCCACGCAGTGGCTGTGTACCTGGCCTTGTTTGTTTCTGTTTTAGTCCCGTGTGAGGTGTGTACCCCGGTCCCCGGACGTCGTGTACCACGGGTATGGAATGTCATGTATGTACATCCGTCCAAAGTTGTGGCTTGTCCGTGCAGTGGAATTCCAGTAAATAGTGCTTTCGGCGATGCTCTGTTCCGTGTACTGTAGTGCGTGAAACCGTTGGAGCAGCGACTCTTCTCAGGCAGCGAATCAACCCGTGGTTGAATGGTATCCTCTCTTCACGAGAGTTCAAATTCTGAACTTGATATTGATGTTCGTATTATTTCTAGATTTATTTCAGACTTCCGGTGATGTTCGTTTAATGGGAGAATACGTTCCTATCATGTCGACTGCGAGACGCCTAaaggtgacttcgtaaaatctcaagatgctACGCTGACTCCGTTCATAAGGTGTGTATGCTCGTGTATGTGAGCGACTTTGATACTCTGTTAAAAAAGAAGACTCTCCTCGGGCAATTTTTAAAAATATTGTAAATGTATTTTTTAAAATATTCATCATGCATTCAAAAAATTGACAATGtgtatttcaaaaaatgttcgacGTGCATTTAAAAATTATTGGGTAAAAACATTCTTGCATTTCAAGAAACGCATTGAATTTTTTGAATGCAAGTTGAACAGATGCATTTCAAGAtacctttttttttgtttttaaatcCATGTAAAATAAACATTGACTTGGAGGAAAACAAAAATGAAAACCGGTAGTTGGGCATATAATTGAGCAAAAACATAACCAATTTCTAAAACCGCTAGTTGGGCATATAATTAGTTGAAAAAACAATCGGCGTGTTTCTCCTGCGGTTAGCTAATAATCCCTAATTTTCTGAAAAATAGAAAACTCACCCGACTATTTTTCGTTTGAGATTTGATTGGTTCGGAAACATATAAAAAAAATAAGAAACCCAATGTAATAATAAGCAAGTAACAAAAGGTGGCGCGCTGGCTAGGCCTACACGCGCGTGCCACAACCGTTCGGGTTCGAATCTGACAGACGCCACTGTACCAATTTGTCACCCTAGCCTCAATTGTGGTATCAACTTCTTGCAAGGCAATTAGGGAAAACTTTCCTCCCCTCGATCTTCATCGGCAAGCCCGTGGATTTGCCTCTCCTCGGTCCGTCGCTCCGGTGGCCGGTGGCAGGGAGGGGATTTCTGGTGGATCCGGCTAGTAGATAGGTAGGGTTTTAATCCTCGTATGGGTGACATTTGGAGGATGGTGGCGCTTCTTTTACCTGTCAGTCTTCCGGGCTCCGATCCTTCTCAAGTTCGTCCGTCGGGACGGATTAGACAGAGCTCCGGCGTAGATTCATGCCAGCTCCTCGGGACggcgaggttagggtttctcgtcGTGCGTAAGCAACAGTGATATTTGGTCCTAGGTTCTTCAGATCGATTCAAGGATTCAACAGCGACGACTGTGACTCCAGGGCGCTTGGTCCTTAGGGGCACCGGGCACGTGTACGAAGACTTCCCGGCTATCATCGACAAGGTCAGGCCGGCTCCGGTATGGGAGCGGCGACAGCGACGCGTCGGCGGCTcgttccggcggcggcggtggtcgtTCGGTGGTCCATGAAcctcgatgtaatttttattatgtttgaggtgTTTTGTAATTTCGGTGAATTTTTATAATAGATCTGGTCTTTCTAAAAAAAAATATGGTACCAACATGTCCCGCCGTTAAAATCCCTCGAGCGCGGTTAGTACAGGCAGAGGATCTGCATCCCCGCCGATCTCCCACCACCGAACACTGGCACCCGCATTGTTCCGAGCTCAACGCACGAGCACCCGCCATTAACTATTCAAGCTTCACTTCGCTCTGCAATTTCTCTGTAAGATCGAGGCAGAGCGTACGCAGAAAAGCAAAGCGCGCGATTGTGTGCCGAGATGGCTGCGGCGCTGCTGCCGGGTACCCGGATAACGTTCTCTGGGGCGTGGCAGCAGGTCCGTGGCCCGGTGATCGTGCCGCTGCTGCGCGCGTCCGTGCTGCTCTGCGTCGCCATGTCCGCGATGCTGTTGGCGGAGAAGGTGTACATGGCGGTGGTCGTCCTCGCGCTGCGGCTGCTCGGCCGCCGCCCCGAGCTGCAGTACCGGTGGGAGCCCATGCGCGACGGCGACGACCCCGAGCTCGGCAGCGCCGCCTACCCCATGGTCCTTGTGCAGATTCCCATGTACAACGAGCGCGAGGTAGCACTGTGCATCCGCACGACGGTGCATTCCATATTCAGTGCATCCTTGGCTGACTTCGCTGTTCTCTGACAGACTGAGCTTGCGTATCCTCATTGATCTGCAGGTGTACCAGCTGTCGATCGGGGCGGCGTGCGGGCTCTCCTGGCCATCCGATCGGATCATCGTCCAGGTGCTCGACGACTCCACAGACCCTGTCGTCAAGGTAAATTAATTGGGGAACGATCACCTTTTGTCATAGGCAGTCTGGAGCTAGATCGAGGTCAAAGAGCAAGTAGAATGTGCATATATGTAGCACTCCACATGGccgtgaacagagggagtagtagtacACATGCCGTACGTGAGTAATACTGTAGTATGAAGTTGACATCAACTTCACAAGCTCGCACGCGTTGTTGATGCACCCAGCATGCATTGACAGTAATCAAACCGTCAAACGTGAGAGATGAAAAAACGATGGTTTGTGAGTGTGCAGGAGTTGGTGCAGGTGGAGTGCCAGCGCTGGGCGAGGAAGGGCGTGAACATCAAGTATGAGACCCGGAACAACCGGCGCGGGTACAAGGCCGGCGCGCTCAAGGAAGCCATGAAGCACGGCTACGTCAAAGACTGCGACTTGGTGGCCATCTTCGACGCCGACTTCCAGCCGGAGCCCGACTTCCTGTCGCGCTCCGTCCCCTTCCTTGTCCACAACCCCGATATCGCCCTCGTGCAGGCCCGTTGGAAATTTGGTACGTACACTAAGCTAATAAATTGGTTCTGTTCACACTAACACGGCAAACATTGTTATTTGTGCCTCTCGAGCTCTGAGACGAAATTGCAATAACTGAAATCGTCTTACTTGACAAAATGTATATCGTGTGTATGTACTTAGTTATGTTCCAAATAGTTTAGAACTATTAGCATGGATTTTTCAATGTCAGATGCACCGTTGGAACACTTATGAGTTAAACTTATTTTATAGTTGGAAGTTTAGCTTGGCCGTAAAAGTGCTCGCACATATACTATTATGTAGTTCTGAAAAATCCTTTAGCCTTGTAACTATAATTTTCTGAATTACTTACACATAAGTGGTACTTCTTTAAAAGGAAACATGTATCAGTATCATTGGCTAGTTTAGCAATGGCATATTGATGATATGATGTTGTTTGGTGATACGTGATAGTACTTACTTGGTACTACTACTTTTTTGGTTGAATTTCTTCTGCATTGTGATGACATTTCTCTTGTTGCTGCCGCTGCTTCTGTGCGAACAGTGAATGCAGATGAATGCTTGATGACAAGAATGCAGGAGATGTCCTTGGACTACCACTTCAAGGTGGAGCAAGAAGTGGGCTCTTCGACCTATGCCTTTTTTGGATTCAATGGTAAACTTGGTCTCAACTTTGCTCTTGTGGAGCATTCTGTGTGTTTCCTTTTTATCATTTTCATGATTCTGTCTATATTTTTTCTGTAGCGATAGATATGTGTTCTTCCCTTGTTTCCAGTTAATAATATAACTTGTTGAATAGGAACCGCTGGTGTGTGGCGCATATCTGCTCTGAATGAGGCAGGTGGCTGGAAGGACCGAACCACAGTTGAAGACATGGACCTGGCTGTCCGAGCAAGTCTCAAGGGATGGAAATTTGTGTACCTTGGTGATCTCAAGGTAAATATGCACCATTAACCTATAAGATCATGCCACATTAGAGCATCATTCTACTGCTTACTTATATGTTAATTGTTGTGGAGGTTCAAATAAATGTAGAGCGAACCATGTGTCGAACTTGTAATTGTTGTTTTCAGGTAAAAAATGAGCTCCCTAGTACGTTCAAAGCATTTCGGTACCAGCAACATAGATGGTCATGCGGGCCGGCAAATTTGTTCAGGAAAATGGTGATGGAGATCATTAGAAATAAGGTCACTTACACCAGGTTATATTTTGGGGGACGTTAGTACATGCAGAATTTACTTGCTAACTAGTTATATAATGTCTTGATGCAGAAAGTGACACTTTGGAAGAAAATCCATGTGGTCTACAACTTCTTCTTTCTGCGCAAGGTTGTCGCACACATTGTGACCTTTGTGTTCTACTGCCTTGTTATCCCGGCCACGGTCTTAGTTCCCGAGGTTGAGGTACCAAAGTGGGGTTGCGTATATATTCCAGCTATTATCACCCTTCTCAGTGTTGTTGGGACTCCAAGGTGCCAATCATCTAAACATCTATGAAATTTGTTTAAAAGTTGATGAACCTATGCTTCCTAACTTTTCGACAATGAAAGATGCATATTAACATGAGAAATCGTCAAATGTTGCAGGTCTGTTCACTTAGTTATTTTTTGGGCACTATTTGAGAATGTTATGTCATTGCATAGAGCAAAGGCC
This sequence is a window from Aegilops tauschii subsp. strangulata cultivar AL8/78 chromosome 7, Aet v6.0, whole genome shotgun sequence. Protein-coding genes within it:
- the LOC109774239 gene encoding probable glucomannan 4-beta-mannosyltransferase 9 encodes the protein MAAALLPGTRITFSGAWQQVRGPVIVPLLRASVLLCVAMSAMLLAEKVYMAVVVLALRLLGRRPELQYRWEPMRDGDDPELGSAAYPMVLVQIPMYNEREVYQLSIGAACGLSWPSDRIIVQVLDDSTDPVVKELVQVECQRWARKGVNIKYETRNNRRGYKAGALKEAMKHGYVKDCDLVAIFDADFQPEPDFLSRSVPFLVHNPDIALVQARWKFVNADECLMTRMQEMSLDYHFKVEQEVGSSTYAFFGFNGTAGVWRISALNEAGGWKDRTTVEDMDLAVRASLKGWKFVYLGDLKVKNELPSTFKAFRYQQHRWSCGPANLFRKMVMEIIRNKKVTLWKKIHVVYNFFFLRKVVAHIVTFVFYCLVIPATVLVPEVEVPKWGCVYIPAIITLLSVVGTPRSVHLVIFWALFENVMSLHRAKATFIGLLEAHTVNEWVVTEKLGDTVKTKMPSKALKKLRIGIGERLHLWELGVAAYLFICGCYSISFGNNHYFIFLLMQSIAFFIVGVGYVGTFVTQ